In a genomic window of Alcanivorax sp.:
- a CDS encoding 2OG-Fe(II) oxygenase: MQDNADSLGGVGGDRLDGLIDGLVQHGYAIAPGYFPLSLVRALREEAQLRDRQGEFQLAGIGRRQVHQKDTRVRSDRTCWLRGQTLAQCQLLEGLESLRVAVNRSLFMGLFELESHFAIYGPGDYYQRHLDAFNGNNGRLLSVVLYLNEGWQSQWGGRLRLWPEPDAQGVATEVEPRAGTLVAFLSEKIPHEVLAATRERYSIAGWFRCNNTTADWLDPPR; the protein is encoded by the coding sequence GTGCAAGACAATGCGGATTCACTGGGCGGCGTTGGTGGCGACCGACTTGACGGCCTCATAGATGGGCTGGTCCAGCATGGCTATGCCATTGCCCCTGGCTATTTCCCCCTGTCACTGGTGCGAGCCCTTCGCGAGGAAGCGCAACTGCGTGACCGGCAGGGGGAGTTTCAGCTGGCCGGTATTGGTCGGCGCCAGGTGCACCAGAAAGACACCCGCGTCCGAAGTGACAGAACCTGCTGGTTAAGGGGACAGACCCTGGCCCAGTGTCAGTTGTTGGAGGGGCTGGAAAGCCTGCGGGTGGCGGTGAACCGGTCCCTGTTCATGGGGCTGTTCGAGCTGGAATCCCACTTTGCCATTTACGGGCCCGGTGACTACTACCAGCGCCATCTGGATGCCTTCAATGGCAACAACGGGCGCCTGTTGTCCGTGGTGCTGTACCTTAATGAAGGCTGGCAGAGTCAGTGGGGCGGCCGCCTGCGGCTGTGGCCGGAGCCCGATGCCCAGGGAGTGGCCACGGAAGTGGAGCCCCGCGCCGGGACCCTGGTGGCTTTCCTCAGCGAGAAAATTCCCCACGAAGTCTTGGCAGCCACCCGGGAACGCTACAGTATTGCCGGATGGTTTCGTTGCAACAACACCACTGCCGACTGGCTCGATCCGCCACGCTGA